CGCGACGAACTAACCCCGCGCTGCCAGCGGCTGCCATTTTCGTTCGGCCAGGCCGGTGTAAATGGCGCGCGGGCGAATCAGGCGGTTGTTATCGAGTTGCTCGATGATGTGAGCACTCCAGCCCACGATGCGGGCGACGACGAATAGCGGCGTATACAGGTCGATAGGCAGTCCCAGGTAGTGATAGAGTCGGGCACAGGGCCAATCGACATTCGGCGGCAGCTTTTTTTCGGTGCGGACGATGGTCTCGATGATCTCAGCCGTTTGTTCGAGGTCGTCGTGACCGGTTTCTTTCGCCACGGCCGTCGTCAGCGTCTTCAAGTAAACAGCGCGCGGGTCGCCATCTTTATAAACGCGATGGCCGAATCCCATAATCCGCCGCTTTTCGGCGAGTGCTTTGCGAATCCAAGCTTCTGCCTCGGCTGGCGAACTCACTTCTTGGAGCACTTCCATGGCCCGTTCATTGGCACCGCCGTGCAGTGGACCTTTGAGCGCGCCGATGGCAGCAGTAATGCCGGAATGTAAATCGGAGAGGGTCGAAACCACGCAGCGGGCCGAAAATGCCGAGGCGTTGAACTCGTGCTCGGCATACAGGATGAAAGAGACATCGAGCGCCTTCACCTGCCGCTCGCTGGGCTTCTCGCCCCGCAGCATCCAGAGGAAATTGGCCGGTAAGGACAGCCCCTGATCGGCGGCAATGACTTGCTGGCCATCCTTCAGCCGCTGGCGGGCCGCAACGATGATCGGCATCTTGGCGATCAGTCGTTCCGATTTGCGCACATTGGCATCGTGGCTGTTGTCGTTGACTTCCGGCTCCCAGTGGGCGAGCAGGCTGGCGGCGGAGCGCAGGACATCCATCGTCGAAGCCGATTTTGGGATCGAACGAAGCGTGTCGATCACTTCCGGCGGCACGTGCGCTGCTTCGGTTAGCCGCTGCCGAAACGACGCCGCTTGAGCGGCCGTGGGCAACTCGCCGTGCAACACCAGGTAGGCGACTTCTTCGTAGTTAGATTTCTCCCCCAATTCTTCGATGGTGTAACCGCGATACGTGAGCCCCGTTTCCACGGTGCTGACAGCTGTTTCGCCGGCGACGATGCCTTCCAGTCCTGGGCTATACGATTCGGTCATAATGATTCTTCGAGGGAGAGGATGAAGTCAAACGACGAATTCAATTAATTCTGCATCAGTTTCCACTGCCGCCAAAATGAGCCCGGTCTCGCTCTTCGAAATCTTGATAGTCGAGCAGGTCGTAAAGTTCTTCGCGGGTTTGCATCAAATCGAGCAGCGACTCCTGCGAACCTTCGGTGGCCAACACGGCGAGGGCCGCTTCCGCAGCTTTCATGGCCACACGCAGGAGCGTGACGGGATACAACACGGCAGAGTAACCCATGCCAGCCAGATCGTCGAGCGAAAGTAACGGGCTCTTGCCGAACTCCGTCATGTTGGCCATCAGCGGAGCTTCGATTTCCTTGGCGAAGCGTGCGAACTCTTCGGGAGTGGCGAGCGCCTCGGGAAAAATCCAATCGGCACCAGCTGCCAAATACTTATGCGCGCGGGCAATCGCGTCGTCGATGTTCGTCACGCCGCGCGCGTCGGTGCGGGCGATGATCACCGTATCGGGATCGCTGCGCGCGCCAGAAGCGGCGCGAATCTTCGCGCACATCGCTTCGACATCGACGAGCGTCTTGCCCGACAGATGGCCGCACCGCTTCGGCATCACCTGATCTTCGAGTTGAATCGCAGCGGCCCCCGCTGCTTCCAGTTCGACAATCGTCCGCTCCACATTCATGGCTTCGCCGAAACCCGTATCGGCATCGACGATGACAGGGAGCGTCATGGTGCGGGTCAAATAAGTCGTCTGCTGGGCCAGTTCAGTCAGCGTGAAAAGTCCCACGTCGGGCAGGCCAAAGACGCCGGCCGAGAAAACGGCACCAGACAGATAGACCGCGTCGTAACCCATCCGCTGAATCAGCCGGGCGAACAGCGCATTGGGGGCACCAGGGATCTGAATCGTCGAGTCTTCGATCAACAACCGCAGCTGCTTGCCGGGGGACGCATAGTCATCCGGATGGAAGCCCCCCTGGTCGTGATCGTGACCGTCGTGATCGTGGTCGCAGTTTTCGTGATCGTGTGGCTCAGCCATGAGAATTCATCGTTCCAAAGGAAAAAACTAGCAGCCTGCGAATGATAGGCGTCAGCGTGAAGCGGGGCCAGTAGTGCGGTTGCAGCGAATGGTCACGTTCCTCGCCCAGGTCCGAACCACTCGATATGTTTACGCGGACAATAGTGAAAGCCTTGCTGCTGGCAATAAGGGAGCAGCCAATCAGTCCGCTGCTGCAATTCGACCGGTTCGATGCCCTGGGGCATCAGCCACACGTGCTTGGCATCCACCTGCGGAAAATCATGCAGCCATTGTTCAACGGCCTCGCAATCAGCCGGACTATCGATCACAAACTTGAGTTGATAATCGTATTCCTCGATCAACTTGCGAATGACGGCTGGCTGATGCCGGTCTCGCTCATGGCGGTCACTCCAGTTTCCTGCTCCCTGTCTCACGGGGGTCGAACTGGCCAGCTTGGGGCTGATCGACATCAGGTCACAAGCGACGGGCAAATAGAGCGTGCCGGAAGTCTCGATTGTAATGTGCCAATCTCGCGCCCGCAGTTCCTCGCAGAGCGGAATCATTTCGGCAAAGAGCATCGGCTCACCACCGGTAATGATCACGTGCGCGAGAGCGACTTTATCAGCGGGCTGACCAGCTTTGGCAAGTAACTTGACCCACGACCCGCCGCGGTCCTTGAGTTGTTCCACAGCGGCAACGATTTCCACCACGTCGCGATCTTCCCCCTCGGGCCGCCAACTGGTGAATGGGGTATCGCAAAACCAGCAGCGCAAGTTGCAACCACTAGCGCGAACCAGCGCGCTGGGGGTGCCAGTCAGGCGTCCCTCTCCTTGTAACGAAGAATAGATCTCGGCAATTCGCACGTGTGATTCAGTTCGGTCTGTAACGAAAAAGCGCTGCGCGCGGAACGTTTCGATAAAAATGCATTGTACCGTTGCGGGCGGATTTTCGGTCATGGGAGTGGCCAAACCCAGCACTTAACCGGCGGTTGTGACGTTTGTGCCTCGGACTCCAAATGCGGAGTTGCGCAAGGGTTTTCCGAAGAATTAGACACTCGGCGACTGTGACCTAGTTTTCCGAAAGGAACATGACGCCAAACCTCCACGTGCCCGCGTGGCGTGTTCCCGTGTCCTCTCTCCTCGCTCGACAGTCGTTACCGTGAACCATCCCAACCGATTCATTTCGACAACGCCGGTGCTGTTCTTAGCAGCTGTGCTCACCGCGATTGGCCTGTGCTGGGCCGTCGAGGTGTGGGTGGGCAAGCCCTCGCTCATGGCGCGAGCGGCATTTCTGACGGGGGGCGCTGCGCTGGCGGTGCTGGTGAGCGGACTTAGTGCGGAACGGCATGTCCTCGCCTGCCAGACCGCGAAGAGATACATCGAAATGCTTTGCCAGCTGGACGTTAACTCCTGGCTCAGCAGCAATAGCAACACCATGCCCGATCTGCCGGCCAGCAATTCTTTTCGCCCCGTGCTCAATAGCGTACGGCAATGCCTGCACCAGATGGCGGAGCGCGTGGAGTATGCCGAACATCAACGAACGGCCGCCGAAGCGCGCGTCCATCGCGTGGCGGTCGAACGCGATCAGTTGAAAGAAATCCTCAGCGGAATGAACGATCCGGTCGTGGCCATCGACTCGTTTGGCGAAGTAATTCTCGCCAATGCGCCGGCTACTAAGTTGCTGCACTTGCCCGATTCGCTCGATGCCCACCCGGCACTCGAACAACTGGCCCGCTGCGAAGCATTGGTTGGATTGTTGACCGAAACCCGCAAGCGCCGCGTGCCTACGCATCGCTCGGCGGAGGTGAATCTGCCCGATGACACCGGGCGGCAACATTGGTTCCGCATCAGCTGCAAGACATTCGCCGATGAAGCCGGGACGCA
Above is a window of Anatilimnocola aggregata DNA encoding:
- the prpB gene encoding methylisocitrate lyase: MAEPHDHENCDHDHDGHDHDQGGFHPDDYASPGKQLRLLIEDSTIQIPGAPNALFARLIQRMGYDAVYLSGAVFSAGVFGLPDVGLFTLTELAQQTTYLTRTMTLPVIVDADTGFGEAMNVERTIVELEAAGAAAIQLEDQVMPKRCGHLSGKTLVDVEAMCAKIRAASGARSDPDTVIIARTDARGVTNIDDAIARAHKYLAAGADWIFPEALATPEEFARFAKEIEAPLMANMTEFGKSPLLSLDDLAGMGYSAVLYPVTLLRVAMKAAEAALAVLATEGSQESLLDLMQTREELYDLLDYQDFEERDRAHFGGSGN
- a CDS encoding citrate/2-methylcitrate synthase, with protein sequence MTESYSPGLEGIVAGETAVSTVETGLTYRGYTIEELGEKSNYEEVAYLVLHGELPTAAQAASFRQRLTEAAHVPPEVIDTLRSIPKSASTMDVLRSAASLLAHWEPEVNDNSHDANVRKSERLIAKMPIIVAARQRLKDGQQVIAADQGLSLPANFLWMLRGEKPSERQVKALDVSFILYAEHEFNASAFSARCVVSTLSDLHSGITAAIGALKGPLHGGANERAMEVLQEVSSPAEAEAWIRKALAEKRRIMGFGHRVYKDGDPRAVYLKTLTTAVAKETGHDDLEQTAEIIETIVRTEKKLPPNVDWPCARLYHYLGLPIDLYTPLFVVARIVGWSAHIIEQLDNNRLIRPRAIYTGLAERKWQPLAARG
- a CDS encoding 7-carboxy-7-deazaguanine synthase QueE, whose protein sequence is MRIAEIYSSLQGEGRLTGTPSALVRASGCNLRCWFCDTPFTSWRPEGEDRDVVEIVAAVEQLKDRGGSWVKLLAKAGQPADKVALAHVIITGGEPMLFAEMIPLCEELRARDWHITIETSGTLYLPVACDLMSISPKLASSTPVRQGAGNWSDRHERDRHQPAVIRKLIEEYDYQLKFVIDSPADCEAVEQWLHDFPQVDAKHVWLMPQGIEPVELQQRTDWLLPYCQQQGFHYCPRKHIEWFGPGRGT